A genomic region of Plasmodium malariae genome assembly, chromosome: 14 contains the following coding sequences:
- the MRP2 gene encoding ABC transporter C family member 2, putative: MSWKKGKGYNGLSQGSLIKNISWFHFVTFSWVRNLLKDIKKNEDFKLPKIDENTAIEYYTYRLTENLKKGKKKKKNSLSNRFLVTKDRPHSCLYKHDDESNTGGTKNIRKKKKGVKVEVEAAVEVDEEEEKVFQHRGITLSLIETFKVPLICIAFFHILHNIFLIFVALCIENYILIIKGHKTLSLPVIQRYSNILFGFIVILVIGLDLFFDAMLTFCDYRWKINMEITIMYFLYKINLGRYTNSITNSLFRYSIDSDNHIDYKPNASRRSLDKKDVYIKDQIATSEYISRVEYGGVDICSSKFSKQVEHKNVREKDAEAEAEAEAGIATGEHAIFAEDDAKEKGEDDYTIEIKRGDTYNKYAYSVSESNFSRQARTDEVSDASEKKRGSNFDITLNVYSGSEDESAKFEKEYKQYLSYRERSSSNNINSNNCIENGNSRYLNRDNMNSNKRNSNKDWSEEDSGHITTEYDYRKEADESLEEEKNENDACDINIYNIMFVDTPFLIYYVSSAVDVTNMLIKFSISFYMFYHRMGGESVIHGILLIVFLYSLMFIFQFSSSLFKRKYLKYRDMRISNMHHVLKEYKLMKIFNWESIAFDYINYYRIKEMKFCKIRVYLNSLSNYINTVSFNAVEVAIFFFFIRGELNSSKPINVSSIITPLFLYKSLISGMSNMPTIINNLLEGSINIGRINRYIHHYMHAGEVLHYSKCPLNRGSGSSNYHSDNRNNAENTISSYNLFVQNFSKNGKGKNYEQFRKNMNMQYKKKNLTNFLKFLFFPERQKTVGPLVQDEEAIISSKHSSYGLIPNAHCLSKNASITYLERNHRGSTGNGEKKYSNERIRSEHEGKVHGGESAGTSAEETDSSIIIKLQNCSFDPSRISRNMGKSNSLKNINLTLKNNTIAIIIGNVGSGKTLFFNSILGKFKISEGGYYVKNFLYDMPVLYVPQFHWVSVGTVRSMITFGNRYIPSIYYKTVVQSKLLHDILSFKKKDMRYVNDEHSLSKGQKARICLARALYHHYIHMNDLFIEHEKRKSYDRKLQRNKVNFEKDHSKLNSIHVDDGTTERIDAFNTTSNIYHTDNTNNKENNECREKHHDTDLSTNYSCNTTNGTLNNNGIYGGAQNFDCTVQTGKDKSKKENFANGEKEEEEGNGEEIPIFVDESVGTCLKEHNMSYLYLFDDVFSALDPCNAKDIFYNLFCDKKEIEHFKKNCGFLLTMNENIWNSFLIDDIISDLQYKVDVYKLGNNSLQYLGDVFDYMKKNDIKIEKDLNSSEGEKISKKKKKLEKKKKKEVLLKDMDFLFNEKEANAKGKLIISKSNVKYKKFMVLKQFKTIYSFKIEPTNSDLGNYTRGYSTISQNYIDNELELKKVGNPVSSNLSKKNSMINNYTEILVKKETDFNKSFDKNEEIYEHEFKNVCTFLQAQLKNYYYIYDENNIDRNENEDEGRFKGNIKLDTFTWYFNKLGKSLIIVIIVFMFLSIFLDEIKNVLLFLASTLLRSGDENDAEILKQQFMYLKYFALLPSVSLVTTLTSFMLIAHGIVSSAKKVHTEVLYSILYAPIHAFYNNNLGNIINRFITDINVLDNGIIKRFYKTCYTFFRFLFTVCLLNYLVKHTVFVFPFVMLIIYYYVFKKYSSGCKEAQRGYLCSHSPLCTIYSNTLLGKDIINIYKKNSYFLKSYEDRIYAFRNFCLFKWSLTIWASLYVQLIVLLLTSFYIVYPYLFFSLATNNNFSNGMDTVMMNADSTQNSTMLNDNMMNNSTMNSSTMNSSTMSSNMSNEKNASTIGYCITFSCSLGFIIKGLIYDYTHVEKEMCSTQRLEECSKMIKEKVFFDDKDHEVEANFSNSITTTKGSSSSSSSGGGSGGKIQVNGKKQRNSSSCSGKVNDSSVSTRELSSISPNEETTMVSYIVTEDESKKKYGIHFENVFVSYKKKIYIDRTRNMYYYADEKSCLRNINIYALKYQKIGIVGKSGAGKSTTILSILGLIPTTRGNITIEGRNIRSFSLEERKNIIGVLPQSSFFFLHWNIRTFIDPYQNFSDDDIVDAFKLIGINLTYNDLDKYIHKQKKKKKGETPAEGKKTNVINELKNKKVNTKMNMKMKMMNMIKMNIKKKNKDQNIANPDNFISLSDDCIRYLSLVRIFLNRHKYKLVLIDEMPVLNLCLDNNKLNNFFSSDIKSFEYIIKNYFKNITVLIIAHDASTLSCCDFIYVISKGEVVYKCSCTDVKTQGELAEIIQQQA; encoded by the exons ATGAGCTGGAAAAAAGGGAAGGGATACAATGGATTGAGTCAAGGAAGtcttataaaaaacatatctTGGTTTCACTTTGTTACGTTTAGTTGGGTGAGGAATTTACTAAAggatattaagaaaaatgaagattTTAAATTACCAAAAATAGATGAAAATACAGCTATAGAATATTATACCTACAGATTAACagagaatttaaaaaaaggaaaa aaaaaaaaaaaaaatagcttgTCTAATAGGTTCCTTGTTACAAAGGATAGACCACACAGTTGTTTATACAAACATGATGATGAATCAAACACAGGTGGGACGAAAAAcataaggaaaaagaaaaaaggagtGAAAGTAGAAGTAGAAGCAGCAGTAGAAGTAGAcgaagaggaagaaaaagTTTTCCAGCACCGAGGAATTACTTTATCCTTGATAGAAACATTTAAAGTGCCACTGATATGTATtgctttttttcatattctgcataatatatttttaatttttgttgcACTATgtatagaaaattatatattaataataaaagggCATAAGACACTATCATTACCAGTTATACAAAGATATTCAAATATACTCTTTGGTTTCATTGTAATATTAGTAATTGGTTTAGATCTTTTTTTTGATGCTATGTTAACCTTCTGCGATTATAgatggaaaataaatatggagATAAcgataatgtattttttatacaaaattaatCTTGGTAGATATACGAACTCTATTACTAATTCGTTATTTCGTTATAGCATTGACAGTGATAACCATATAGACTACAAACCTAATGCAAGTCGTCGTAGTTTGGACAAAAAAGATGTATACATTAAGGACCAGATAGCCACTAGTGAGTACATATCTCGCGTAGAATACGGTGGTGTCGATATATGCAGTTCAAAATTTAGCAAACAGGTtgaacataaaaatgtaagaGAAAAAGATGCAGAAGCAGAAGCAGAAGCAGAAGCAGGTATAGCAACAGGAGAGCATGCCATTTTTGCAGAAGATGATGCAAAGGAAAAAGGAGAAGACGACTACACGATAGAAATTAAAAGGGGtgatacatataataaatacgcCTATAGTGTTAGCGAGAGCAATTTTTCCAGACAAGCACGAACCGACGAAGTGAGTGACGCAAGTGAGAAGAAAAGAGGTAGTAATTTTGATATTACTTTAAATGTTTATAGTGGAAGTGAAGATGAAAGTGCCAAGTTtgaaaaggaatataaaCAATACTTGTCATATAGGGAAAGAAGCtcaagtaataatataaatagtaataattgtATTGAAAATGGGAATAGTAGATACTTAAATAGAGATAATATGAACTCAAACAAGAGAAATAGTAACAAGGATTGGTCAGAGGAAGATAGTGGACATATTACTACTGAGTATGATTACAGAAAAGAAGCGGATGAATCATTGgaagaagagaaaaatgaaaatgatgcatgtgatataaatatttacaatataatGTTTGTGGATACgccttttttaatatactatGTAAGCTCTGCAGTAGATGTAACAAACATGTTAATTAAGTTTTCTATATccttttatatgttttatcaTCGAATGGGTGGTGAATCAGTGATACATGGCATTCTTTTAATAGTGTTTTTGTATAGTTTAATGTTTATCTTTCAATTTTCATCTAGTTTATTTAAACgaaaatatttgaaatatagaGATATGCGAATCAGTAACATGCATCATGTTTtgaaagaatataaattaatgaaaattttcaatTGGGAATCTATTGCTTTTGATTATATTAACTATTACAGAATAAAAGAGATGAAGTTTTGCAAAATTCGAGTTTACCTGAACTCGTTAAGTAATTACATTAATACCGTTTCTTTTAATGCTGTTGAAGtagctatattttttttttttataagagGTGAATTAAACAGTAGTAAACCAATTAATGTTAGTTCTATAATTActcctctttttctttataaatcCTTGATTTCTGGTATGTCTAACATGCCTactataattaataatttactgGAAGGATCCATAAACATTGGGCGTATAAATAGGTACATTCATCATTATATGCATGCGGGCGAGGTTTTGCACTATTCGAAGTGTCCCTTGAACAGAGGTAGCGGTAGCAGTAACTACCACAGTGACAACCGTAACAATGCTGAGAACACAATTAGCAGCTACAATTTGTTTGTTCagaatttttcaaaaaatgggaaagggaaaaattatgaacagttcaggaaaaatatgaacatgcaatataaaaaaaaaaatttaacaaattttttaaaatttctatttttcccAGAAAGGCAGAAAACTGTGGGTCCCCTGGTGCAAGATGAAGAAGCGATAATTAGTTCAAAGCACAGTAGTTACGGTTTGATCCCGAATGCTCATTGTTTAAGTAAAAACGCATCGATAACCTATTTAGAAAGGAACCATCGGGGTAGCACAGGAAATGGGGAAAAGAAATACAGTAATGAAAGGATTAGAAGTGAACACGAGGGGAAAGTACACGGAGGAGAATCGGCAGGAACATCAGCAGAAGAAACAGACAGCAGTATCATTATAAAACTTCAGAATTGCAGCTTTGATCCGAGTAGAATAAGCCGCAACATGGGAAAGAGTAACTCGTTGAAAAACATAAATCtaacattaaaaaacaatacaATAGCAATAATTATAGGTAATGTTGGTTCAGgtaaaacattattttttaattcaattttAGGAAAATTTAAGATTTCAGAAGGAGGTTATTAtgtgaaaaattttttatatgatatgCCAGTTTTGTATGTACCACAATTTCATTGGGTATCAGTAGGGACAGTAAGATCGATGATTACATTTGGTAATAGGTACATACCatctatttattataaaacagTAGTACAGAGTAAGTTGTTACATGATATACTTTCATTTAAGAAGAAAGATATGAGATATGTCAATGATGAACATAGTTTAAGTAAAGGACAGAAGGCAAGAATATGTTTAGCAAGGGCTTTGTATCatcattatatacatatgaatgatttatttattgaaCATGAAAAGAGGAAAAGTTATGATCGAAAATTACAACGGAACAAAGtaaattttgaaaaggaTCATTCTAAACTTAATTCAATACATGTCGATGATGGAACTACAGAGCGGATAGATGCATTTAATACTACcagtaatatatatcataccgataacacaaataataaagagAATAATGAATGCAGGGAAAAACATCATGATACAGATTTATCAACAAATTATAGCTGCAATACTACAAACGGAACTCTCAACAATAATGGTATATACGGAGGTGCGCAAAATTTTGATTGCACCGTTCAAACTGGAAAAGATAAgagtaaaaaggaaaattttgcTAATGgagaaaaggaagaagagGAGGGGAATGGGGAGGAAATCCCCATTTTTGTTGATGAATCTGTGGGCACCTGTTTAAAGGAGCATAACATGTCCTATCTGTACTTATTTGATGATGTTTTTAGTGCCTTAGATCCGTGTAATGCGAAagacatattttataatttattttgtgatAAGAAGGAAATAGAACATTTTAAGAAAAACTGCggttttttattaacaatgAACGAAAATATATGGAATAGTTTTTTAATAGATGACATCATTAGTGATCTTCAATATAAAGTTGATGTGTACAAATTAGGGAACAATTCATTACAATATTTGGGGGACGTGTTtgattatatgaaaaaaaatgatataaaaattgaaaaagacCTGAACAGTTCAGAAGGGGAAAAAATttcgaaaaagaaaaaaaagctcgaaaaaaaaaaaaaaaaagaagttttGTTAAAAGACAtggattttttatttaatgaaaaagaagcAAATGCAAAGGGAAAGCTGATTATAAGCAAAAGTAatgtgaaatataaaaaatttatggtATTAAAACAGTTTAAGAcgatttattcatttaaaattgaGCCAACAAACAGCGATTTGGGAAATTACACGAGGGGATACTCGACCATTTCACAGAATTACATAGATAACGAATTGGAGTTAAAAAAAGTGGGCAACCCAGTTAGTAGTAACCTTAGTAAGAAGAATAGTAtgattaataattatacGGAAATTTTAGTGAAGAAAGAAACAgattttaataaatcatttGATAAGAATGAAGAGATATATGAAcatgaatttaaaaatgtgtgCACATTTCTACAGgcacaattaaaaaattattattacatatatgatGAGAATAATATTGACAGGAATGAAAATGAAGATGAAGGACGATTCAAGGGAAACATAAAATTAGATACATTTACATGgtattttaacaaattaggaaaatcattaataatagtaattattgtttttatgtttttatcaatatttttggatgagataaaaaatgtattactGTTTTTAGCTAGTACCTTGTTGAGAAGTGGAGATGAAAACGATgcagaaatattaaaacaacaatttatgtatttgaaatattttgcATTATTACCATCCGTATCTTTAGTAACAACATTAACTTCTTTTATGTTAATAGCACATGGTATTGTATCATCAGCTAAAAAAGTTCATACAGAAGTGTTATATAGTATTTTATATGCACCAATACATgcattttataataacaatttaggaaatataataaatagatTTATTACAGATATTAATGTATTAGATAATGGAATAATTAAAAGATTTTATAAAACTTGTTATAccttttttcgttttttgtTTACTGTATGtttgttaaattatttagttaaacatactgtttttgtttttccctttgtcatgttaataatttattattatgttttcaaaaaatattcaagtGGTTGTAAAGAAGCGCAGAGAGGGTATTTATGTTCACATTCACCTCTTTGTACTATTTATAGTAATACCTTACTAGGTAAAGATAtaatcaatatatataaaaaaaatagctatTTCTTAAAATCATATGAAGACCGCATATATGCCTTTAGGAATTTCTGTTTATTTAAATGGTCTCTTACTATTTGGGCATCTCTATACGTTCAACTGATTGTATTACTTTTGACCTCCTTTTATATTGTATACccatatttgtttttttcacttgctactaataataattttagcaATGGAATGGATACTGTCATGATGAACGCTGATAGTACCCAGAACAGTACCAtgttaaatgataatatgaTGAATAACAGCACGATGAATAGCAGTACAATGAACAGTAGCACCATGAGTAGTAATATGTCAAATGAAAAGAACGCGAGTACCATTGGTTACTGTATCACCTTTTCATGCAGTCTTGGTTTTATAATAAAGGgattaatatatgattatacCCATGTTGAAAAGGAAATGTGTAGTACACAGAGATTAGAAGAATGCTCTAAAATGATTAAGGAAAAGGTTTTCTTCGATGATAAGGACCATGAGGTAGAAGCAAATTTTAGTAACTCTATTACAACGACAAAGggtagtagcagtagtagtagcagtggTGGTGGTAGTGGCGGTAAAATCCAAGTGAATGGAAAGAAACAAAGGAATAGTAGTAGCTGTAGTGGAAAAGTAAACGACTCCTCTGTGTCTACAAGAGAATTGTCGTCAATTTCTCCTAATGAAGAGACGACGATGGTTTCTTATATAGTTACTGAAGACGAGTCTAAAAAGAAATACGGAATTCATTTTGAAAATGTTTTTGTaagttacaaaaaaaaaatttatattgaCAGAACGAGGAATATGTACTACTATGCTGATGAAAAGTCTTGTTTacgaaatattaatatatatgctcTTAAGTATCAAAAAATAGGAATAGTAGGTAAATCAGGTGCAGGTAAAAGTACAACCATTTTATCTATCCTAGGTTTAATACCAACAACTAGAGGAAATATAACAATTGAAGGAAGAAATATAAGATCCTTTAGCTTAgaagaaaggaaaaacatTATTGGTGTGTTACCTCAATcatcctttttctttttacattGGAATATAAGGACGTTTATTGATCCTTATCAGAATTTTTCGGATGACGATATTGTAGATGCTTTTAAATTAATAGGAATAAACTTGACATACAATGACTTGgataagtatatacataaacagaaaaagaagaaaaaaggagaaaCACCGgcagaaggaaaaaaaacaaatgtaattaatgaactaaaaaataaaaaagtgaacacaaaaatgaacatgaagatgaaaatgatgaataTGATAAAGATGAAtatcaagaaaaaaaataaagatcaAAATATTGCCAATCCAGATAACTTCATTTCCTTATCAGATGATTGTATACGTTACTTATCCTTAGTTCGAATTTTCCTAAACAGGCACAAGTACAAATTAGTGTTAATTGATGAAATGCctgttttaaatttatgtttagataataataaattgaataACTTTTTCTCAAGTGATATTAAATCATTTGAGTATATcatcaaaaattattttaaaaatattaccgTCTTAATTATTGCTCATGATGCTAGTACCCTGTCGTGTTGTGATTTTATATACGTTATATCCAAGGGGGAAGTCGTCTATAAATGCAGTTGTACTGATGTTAAGACGCAAGGGGAGTTGGCGGAAATTATTCAGCAGCAGGCATAG